In Zingiber officinale cultivar Zhangliang chromosome 3B, Zo_v1.1, whole genome shotgun sequence, a single window of DNA contains:
- the LOC122055229 gene encoding E3 ubiquitin-protein ligase Praja-2-like codes for MGPSQSACAQTAGTLIPLRSADRESHVTTEQKLGDQKISRASVSVEAARNSVVELRAYDHARAVRVTANLPLLFPSKAVRPLRFRREERAFASSARPVSLDLHGGEINISMASVSDVLVVDLLPRFRSSPAIPRPLDMSGFRVSERLPDADFEGRENDWATDDFLIGTPSIEFSRALQIDSEGPRLVGFESDSESDGQQIDLEDCEELDLEGSGDLGLPCRWECLQLGENRGEQNEDFEWEEVDGRIDERDALGVTIIGEEERSEEVRDLVRDERGDQGDGARWEVLLSAYSFGRNEIDSVDVEAYYVDEQDEFVYTSDNEEAYEVLFEHLADHDSDVKCSPASKTVIESLPSVIFTEEDLANDNAVCAVCKDGILVNEIVKRLPCSHLYHKECILPWLEIRNTCPLCRFELPTDSEHEKLKDRRYEELQLRDRQGEVKYIADRTCS; via the exons ATGGGCCCCAGCCAGTCAGCCTGCGCACAGACAGCTGGCACACTGATCCCGCTTCGGTCTGCTGATCGCGAGTCAC ATGTGACGACAGAGCAGAAACTCGGGGATCAGAAAATTTCACGTGCTTCCGTGTCGGTGGAAGCTGCTCGTAATAGCGTTGTTGAGCTGCGAGCCTACGACCATGCACGCGCGGTCCGTGTGACTGCTAACCTCCCCCTTCTCTTTCCTTCAAAAGCGGTCCGTCCGCTTCGATTCCGTAGGGAGGAGCGAGCGTTTGCTTCGAGCGCTCGCCCCGTCTCTCTAGATCTTCACGGCGGCGAGATAAACATATCAATGGCGAGCGTTTCCGACGTCCTCGTTGTCGATCTACTTCCTCGATTCCGCTCCTCTCCGGCGATTCCGCGACCCCTTGATATGTCTGGATTTAGGGTTTCAGAGCGTCTCCCCGACGCGGATTTTGAAGGACGCGAGAATGACTGGGCGACGGATGATTTCCTCATCGGAACCCCTTCGATCGAGTTCTCCAGGGCCCTCCAGATCGATTCTGAAGGTCCAAGGCTTGTCGGTTTCGAGTCGGATTCGGAATCTGACGGGCAGCAAATAGATCTTGAAGATTGCGAAGAACTTGATCTGGAAGGTTCTGGTGATCTAGGACTTCCGTGCCGCTGGGAATGCCTCCAATTGGGCGAAAATAGGGGGGAGCAAAACGAGGATTTCGAGTGGGAGGAGGTCGACGGACGCATCGATGAAAGGGACGCTCTTGGGGTTACAATCATCGGCGAAGAGGAGAGATCTGAAGAGGTTAGGGATTTGGTTCGCGATGAACGTGGGGATCAGGGAGACGGGGCAAGATGGGAGGTTCTCTTATCCGCCTATAGTTTTGGCAGAAACGAAATCGACTCTGTGGATGTCGAAGCATATTATGTCGATGAACAAGATGAATTTGTCTATACATCTGATAACGAGGAGGCCTACGAAGTCTTATTTGAGCATTTGGCCGATCATGATAGCGACGTCAAGTGTAGTCCTGCCTCCAAAACGGTGATTGAAAGCCTACCCTCAGTAATTTTCACAGAAGAGGATCTAGCGAACGATAATGCAGTCTGTGCAGTGTGTAAAGATGGGATTTTGGTGAATGAGATAGTCAAACGGCTGCCTTGTTCCCACCTTTATCATAAGGAGTGCATCTTGCCTTGGCTGGAAATTCGGAACACATGTCCACTTTGTCGATTTGAGTTACCAACAGATTCAGAACATGAGAAATTGAAGGACAGGAGGTATGAGGAGCTTCAGCTCAG